A section of the Campylobacter concisus genome encodes:
- the thiC gene encoding phosphomethylpyrimidine synthase ThiC, which produces MTKTQMYYARRGELTKQMSYVAKIEGVSENLVMDEVANGRIIIPANVNHTNLKPMGIGRKLKTKINANIGNSSLSSDICTELRKLEICLEFGADTVMDLSTDGDLDAIRSAIIEHSSVPVGTVPMYEILKEAKEVTNITNELILSVLEKQARQGVSYFTIHAGFLREFLPLVKKRKMGIVSRGGSLSASYMSKLNRQNPFYEIFDQILEICAKYDVSLSLGDGLRPGCLYDATDEAQLSELKVLGELTLRAWQKDVQVMIEGPGHVPLSQIEYNMKIEQELCHDAPFYVLGPLVSDIGAGYDHITSAIGGTMAAYHGASMLCYVTQKEHLGLPNENDVREGIVAHKIAAHAADVALGKAGAIEKDHAMSDARYAFDWNKQFELSFDPKKARELHDESLPEDAFKSAHFCSMCGPKFCAYKISKDLEKGEKC; this is translated from the coding sequence ATGACAAAGACACAGATGTACTATGCTAGGCGAGGCGAGCTCACAAAGCAGATGAGCTATGTGGCAAAGATCGAGGGAGTGAGCGAAAATTTAGTGATGGATGAGGTGGCAAACGGCAGGATCATCATCCCAGCAAACGTAAATCACACAAATTTAAAGCCTATGGGCATAGGCAGAAAGCTAAAGACAAAAATCAATGCAAATATCGGCAACTCAAGCTTAAGTAGCGACATTTGCACAGAGCTTAGAAAGCTTGAAATTTGCTTAGAATTTGGAGCTGATACGGTTATGGATCTAAGCACGGATGGCGATTTAGACGCCATTAGAAGCGCTATCATCGAGCACTCAAGCGTGCCAGTTGGCACAGTGCCTATGTATGAAATTTTAAAAGAGGCAAAAGAGGTTACAAATATCACAAATGAGCTAATTTTAAGCGTGCTAGAGAAGCAAGCAAGGCAAGGGGTTAGTTACTTTACGATACACGCTGGCTTTTTGCGTGAGTTTTTGCCCCTTGTTAAAAAGCGTAAAATGGGCATAGTTAGCCGCGGTGGCAGTTTGAGCGCGAGCTACATGTCAAAGCTAAATAGGCAAAATCCATTTTATGAAATTTTTGATCAAATTTTAGAAATTTGTGCAAAATACGACGTCTCACTCTCGCTTGGCGACGGACTTCGCCCAGGTTGCCTTTATGACGCGACAGACGAGGCGCAGCTTAGTGAGCTAAAGGTGCTTGGAGAGCTAACACTTCGTGCGTGGCAAAAAGATGTGCAAGTGATGATAGAGGGCCCTGGTCATGTGCCATTAAGTCAAATTGAGTATAATATGAAAATCGAACAAGAGCTCTGCCATGACGCCCCATTTTACGTGCTTGGACCGCTTGTTAGCGATATCGGCGCGGGGTATGATCATATCACTTCAGCGATAGGTGGTACGATGGCAGCATATCACGGCGCTAGCATGCTTTGCTACGTGACGCAAAAAGAGCACCTTGGCTTGCCAAATGAAAATGACGTAAGAGAGGGGATCGTAGCTCACAAGATAGCAGCTCATGCCGCAGACGTCGCACTTGGCAAGGCAGGAGCCATCGAAAAAGACCATGCGATGAGTGACGCGAGATATGCATTTGACTGGAACAAGCAGTTTGAGCTTAGCTTTGATCCAAAAAAGGCTAGAGAGCTTCACGATGAGAGCTTGCCAGAAGATGCGTTTAAGAGCGCTCATTTTTGTTCGATGTGCGGACCAAAATTTTGTGCATATAAAATTTCAAAAGATCTAGAAAAAGGAGAAAAATGTTAA
- a CDS encoding Mrp/NBP35 family ATP-binding protein, whose protein sequence is MLNKEEVLNRLKGVIYPGFEKDIVSFGFVKNVEIGDKILIEVEIVSSSPEVANELKTDIKRVMGSNEYVLNLIQPKIPEEKSNTQSGKNIAPQVKNFVMVSSGKGGVGKSTTTLNLAISMAKLGKKVGVLDADIYGPNIPRMLGEVNTQPQVVGNKLKPILSHGVEMMSMGVLMEEGMSLIWRGSMIMKAIEQLLKDVLWSELDVLFLDMPPGTGDAQLTLAQSVPVTAGVCVTTPQVVALDDSKRALDMFEKLHIPIAGVIENMSGFICPESGKEYDIFGKGTTEEVAKAYSTEVLAEIPIEPAVRVGGDSGKPVSFYEPNSVTAKRYEKAAARLWEIIENINSDGRADNSAIQPVNDGKSACSK, encoded by the coding sequence ATGTTAAATAAAGAAGAGGTCTTAAATAGACTAAAAGGCGTCATATATCCGGGATTTGAGAAGGATATAGTTAGCTTTGGCTTTGTAAAAAACGTGGAGATCGGCGATAAAATCTTAATCGAAGTCGAGATCGTTAGCTCAAGCCCAGAGGTGGCAAACGAGCTAAAAACGGACATCAAACGTGTCATGGGCTCAAATGAGTACGTGCTAAATTTGATCCAGCCAAAGATACCTGAGGAGAAAAGTAACACTCAAAGTGGTAAAAATATCGCACCACAAGTTAAAAATTTCGTAATGGTAAGCTCAGGCAAAGGCGGTGTTGGTAAATCAACTACGACTCTAAATTTAGCCATTTCAATGGCAAAACTTGGCAAAAAAGTGGGCGTTTTGGATGCTGACATCTACGGACCAAATATCCCAAGAATGCTTGGCGAGGTAAATACTCAGCCGCAAGTAGTAGGCAACAAACTAAAACCAATACTCAGTCACGGCGTTGAGATGATGAGTATGGGCGTTTTGATGGAAGAAGGCATGAGCCTCATCTGGCGTGGCTCGATGATCATGAAAGCGATCGAGCAGCTGTTAAAAGACGTTCTTTGGAGTGAGCTTGATGTCTTGTTTCTTGATATGCCTCCAGGAACGGGCGACGCGCAGCTAACTCTAGCTCAAAGCGTGCCAGTAACGGCAGGTGTCTGCGTCACAACGCCACAAGTGGTAGCGCTTGACGATAGCAAACGTGCGCTTGATATGTTTGAGAAGCTCCACATCCCAATCGCTGGCGTCATCGAAAATATGAGTGGTTTCATCTGCCCTGAAAGCGGCAAGGAGTATGATATATTCGGCAAAGGCACGACCGAGGAGGTAGCAAAAGCCTATAGCACCGAAGTGTTAGCCGAGATCCCTATCGAGCCGGCTGTTCGCGTGGGCGGCGATAGCGGCAAGCCGGTGAGCTTTTACGAGCCAAACTCGGTCACTGCTAAACGCTACGAAAAAGCGGCGGCTAGGCTGTGGGAGATAATAGAAAATATAAATAGTGATGGCAGAGCTGATAACTCAGCGATCCAGCCAGTAAATGACGGCAAGAGTGCTTGCTCGAAGTAA
- a CDS encoding ACT domain-containing protein, with protein sequence MKAIVTVVGKDRVGIVAGVSAKLSELGLNIDDISQTILDEFFTMMAVVSSDENKDFTALRAELNELGESLKVKINIQSSAIFDAMHTI encoded by the coding sequence ATGAAAGCGATCGTAACTGTAGTCGGAAAAGATAGAGTCGGCATCGTTGCTGGCGTCTCAGCAAAGCTTAGCGAGCTAGGGCTAAACATAGATGATATCTCACAGACTATTTTAGATGAGTTTTTTACGATGATGGCAGTGGTTTCAAGTGATGAAAATAAAGACTTTACGGCCTTAAGAGCAGAACTTAACGAGCTTGGAGAGAGCCTAAAAGTAAAGATAAATATCCAAAGTTCCGCTATCTTTGATGCGATGCATACAATCTAA
- a CDS encoding PFL family protein, which yields MDIKNVTETISMIEEQNFDIRTITMGISLLDCIDPDINKACDKIYAKITTKAKDLVKVGNEISAELGIPIVNKRVSVTPISIIGAATDAKDYVMIAKTLDRAAIEVGIDFIGGFSALVQKGYQKGDEILINSIPQALSQTSKVCASVNVGSTKTGINMSAVRDMGRIIKETAAASEMGCAKLVVFANAVEDNPFMAGAFHGVGEADVVINVGVSGPGVVKRALEKVRGESFDVVAETVKKTAFKITRIGQLVGQMASERLGVKFGIVDLSLAPTPAVGDSVARVLEEMGLEAVGTHGTTAALALLNDAVKKGGVMACNQVGGLSGAFIPVSEDEGMIAAVRAGSLNLEKLEAMTAICSVGLDMIAIPADTPSESIAAMIADEAAIGVINQKTTAVRIIPLGREGDMIEFGGLLGRAPVMKINKASSADFIARGGQIPAPIHSFKN from the coding sequence ATGGACATCAAAAATGTAACCGAAACAATCTCGATGATCGAAGAGCAAAATTTTGACATCAGAACGATCACGATGGGCATTAGTTTGCTTGATTGCATCGATCCTGACATCAACAAAGCTTGCGACAAAATTTACGCAAAAATCACCACTAAAGCCAAAGACCTAGTCAAAGTGGGCAACGAAATTTCTGCTGAGCTAGGCATACCAATCGTCAATAAAAGAGTAAGCGTGACGCCTATCTCGATAATCGGCGCCGCAACGGATGCAAAAGACTACGTAATGATCGCAAAGACGCTTGATAGAGCGGCTATTGAGGTTGGTATTGATTTTATAGGTGGTTTTTCAGCTTTAGTTCAAAAGGGCTATCAAAAGGGCGATGAAATTTTGATAAATTCTATCCCGCAAGCACTTTCTCAGACTTCAAAAGTATGTGCAAGTGTCAATGTCGGCTCAACGAAAACTGGCATAAATATGAGCGCGGTGCGTGACATGGGACGCATCATAAAAGAGACGGCGGCAGCCTCTGAGATGGGTTGTGCTAAGCTTGTCGTTTTTGCAAACGCAGTCGAGGATAATCCTTTTATGGCTGGGGCATTTCACGGCGTGGGCGAGGCTGATGTGGTGATAAATGTCGGCGTTTCTGGCCCTGGCGTGGTAAAAAGAGCCCTTGAAAAGGTACGTGGCGAGAGCTTTGATGTAGTGGCTGAGACCGTTAAAAAAACGGCGTTTAAGATCACGCGTATCGGCCAGCTAGTTGGCCAAATGGCGAGCGAGCGCCTTGGGGTTAAATTTGGTATCGTTGATCTTTCTCTTGCTCCGACACCAGCTGTGGGCGACTCGGTAGCCCGCGTGCTTGAGGAGATGGGGCTTGAGGCTGTTGGTACGCATGGCACGACTGCGGCACTTGCTTTGCTAAATGACGCGGTCAAAAAAGGTGGCGTCATGGCGTGCAATCAAGTTGGCGGCTTAAGCGGTGCATTTATCCCGGTCTCAGAAGATGAGGGTATGATAGCTGCGGTGCGCGCGGGATCGCTAAATTTAGAAAAGCTTGAAGCGATGACGGCGATATGCTCGGTTGGTCTTGATATGATCGCCATACCTGCTGACACACCAAGCGAGAGCATAGCTGCGATGATAGCTGATGAGGCGGCTATCGGAGTTATAAATCAAAAAACAACGGCCGTTCGAATTATACCTCTTGGACGTGAGGGCGATATGATCGAGTTTGGCGGCCTTTTAGGAAGAGCACCTGTGATGAAGATAAACAAAGCCTCAAGTGCCGACTTCATCGCTCGTGGCGGACAAATTCCAGCTCCAATTCATAGTTTTAAAAACTAA
- a CDS encoding cytochrome-c oxidase has product MKILSLLTALLFGSVCGFANDGKVRSIDIYVTPYYSANAGKVEYVKVYDKIDELLKSGKEEDFKKAEKIVQDTPQMVSPITLFVLSARAYDLGLRDDAVFWFYAAKNCAILLRGVIDMEGEKFTEVVAAIGAFMKLVGDVVNPYAFCDIKKQQDIADKALEWTKKNAYEAMFSPEFSSPHEDRKVAFAKGIEKLEARNKKEKDYFLDKDNLANFKAMRKQNGTDKKFCF; this is encoded by the coding sequence ATGAAAATTTTATCACTACTTACGGCGCTACTTTTTGGATCGGTATGTGGCTTTGCAAATGATGGTAAAGTAAGAAGTATCGACATCTACGTCACGCCTTACTACTCAGCAAATGCTGGCAAGGTGGAGTACGTCAAGGTCTATGACAAGATAGATGAGCTTTTAAAAAGTGGCAAAGAAGAGGACTTTAAAAAGGCTGAAAAGATCGTGCAAGACACCCCACAAATGGTCTCTCCGATAACTCTTTTTGTCCTTTCAGCTCGTGCATACGATCTTGGACTTCGCGATGATGCGGTATTTTGGTTTTATGCGGCAAAAAATTGCGCGATCTTGCTAAGAGGCGTTATAGATATGGAAGGCGAGAAATTTACTGAGGTGGTGGCCGCGATAGGGGCGTTTATGAAGCTTGTTGGCGACGTGGTCAATCCTTATGCATTTTGCGATATCAAAAAGCAACAAGATATCGCTGATAAAGCGCTTGAATGGACTAAGAAAAATGCCTATGAAGCGATGTTCTCGCCAGAATTTAGCTCGCCTCACGAAGATAGAAAAGTAGCCTTTGCAAAAGGCATAGAAAAGCTAGAGGCCCGCAATAAAAAAGAGAAAGATTACTTTTTAGATAAAGATAATCTTGCTAACTTTAAAGCTATGCGCAAGCAAAATGGCACTGATAAGAAATTTTGCTTCTAA
- a CDS encoding YagU family protein yields the protein MSNLVTKPRFALAALIGLVAGVVSAFVKWGAEFPLPPRSPMDIFNAACGPESAIRAADAIDCSRNFLNPPYVFLRDYLGVADPNAAIYEFAGHAFNYVMMTHILFSIVFAVAYCVLAEKFPKITIWQGLLVGVIVNIAVHVITLPILGLTPPLWTLPWYEHVSEFVGHMIWFWSIEIIRHDLRARITKEKDPSDYCCCNA from the coding sequence ATGTCAAATTTAGTAACAAAACCTAGATTTGCTCTGGCTGCGTTAATCGGCCTTGTCGCTGGTGTTGTCTCAGCCTTTGTCAAATGGGGAGCAGAATTTCCACTTCCTCCAAGAAGTCCAATGGATATATTTAACGCTGCTTGCGGACCAGAGAGTGCCATTAGAGCAGCCGATGCGATCGATTGCTCTAGAAATTTCTTAAATCCGCCTTATGTATTTTTAAGAGATTATTTGGGCGTAGCCGATCCAAATGCCGCTATTTACGAGTTTGCAGGGCATGCATTTAACTACGTAATGATGACGCATATATTGTTTTCGATCGTTTTTGCGGTGGCTTATTGTGTTTTGGCTGAGAAATTTCCAAAGATTACAATATGGCAAGGCTTACTAGTTGGCGTTATCGTAAATATCGCTGTTCACGTGATCACATTACCTATTTTGGGGCTTACTCCACCACTTTGGACACTCCCTTGGTACGAGCATGTATCTGAATTTGTCGGCCACATGATATGGTTCTGGTCGATAGAGATCATCCGTCACGACCTAAGAGCTAGGATCACAAAAGAAAAAGATCCGAGCGATTATTGCTGCTGCAACGCATAA
- a CDS encoding 2,3,4,5-tetrahydropyridine-2,6-carboxylate N-succinyltransferase: MSKEFKDANEFKEFFEEFRKKDGYKDPLAFGIARIDRGQKNTDKILQATFAVVNYKESFLSAAAYIYALQKCDVKVDFNGSEFVADLTPKVVKKASKLFSVFEKEISSHKNVQNLHAVKMAFDDDLELNENKFKLVFLFDDAKPLSVEAVYLKLYLISLGKVAPRTIVLDGAFGVLPNVAWTSQNAPIELEWLRENEISLKMFGEYPAIVSVDKFPRFLSHIIPADNTRILDSAKVRMGAAVYPGTVVMPGAAYINFNAGTTGGVMVEGRVSSSVVVGEGSDVGGGASILGVLSGTNGNPVSIGKHCLLGANSVTGVPLGDNCIVDAGIAVLEGTKVYISASEREKLAKLNPEFKFEAEIYKALELGGLNGLHFRQNSQTGQITASASKRAIKLNEALH; encoded by the coding sequence ATGTCTAAAGAGTTTAAAGATGCAAATGAATTTAAGGAATTTTTTGAAGAATTTAGAAAAAAAGATGGTTACAAAGATCCGCTTGCTTTTGGTATCGCTAGGATCGATCGCGGACAAAAAAATACAGACAAAATTTTGCAAGCGACATTCGCTGTTGTAAATTACAAAGAGAGTTTTTTAAGCGCAGCTGCTTATATCTATGCTTTGCAAAAATGTGATGTTAAGGTTGATTTTAATGGTTCTGAATTTGTAGCCGATCTTACTCCAAAAGTGGTAAAAAAGGCTAGCAAGCTCTTTAGTGTCTTTGAAAAAGAGATAAGCTCTCATAAAAATGTACAAAATTTGCATGCCGTAAAAATGGCTTTTGATGACGATCTTGAACTAAATGAGAATAAATTTAAACTTGTGTTTTTGTTTGATGATGCAAAGCCACTTAGCGTAGAGGCCGTATATCTCAAGCTTTACTTGATCTCGCTTGGCAAGGTCGCACCTAGGACGATCGTGCTTGATGGAGCTTTTGGTGTGTTACCAAATGTTGCATGGACTAGCCAAAATGCGCCAATTGAGCTTGAATGGCTAAGAGAAAATGAAATTTCTCTAAAGATGTTTGGCGAATACCCAGCGATCGTTAGCGTCGATAAATTCCCAAGATTTTTAAGCCACATTATTCCAGCTGATAATACGAGAATTTTAGACTCAGCTAAGGTTCGCATGGGTGCTGCCGTGTATCCTGGCACAGTCGTTATGCCAGGTGCTGCCTATATCAACTTTAACGCAGGTACAACTGGTGGCGTGATGGTCGAGGGCAGGGTCAGCAGCTCTGTCGTAGTTGGCGAGGGTAGTGACGTAGGTGGCGGAGCTAGCATACTTGGCGTGCTAAGTGGCACAAACGGCAACCCTGTAAGCATTGGCAAACACTGCTTGCTCGGCGCAAACTCAGTCACAGGAGTACCTCTTGGTGATAACTGCATCGTAGATGCTGGTATAGCGGTGCTTGAGGGCACAAAGGTCTATATATCAGCTAGCGAGCGCGAAAAGTTAGCTAAGCTAAATCCAGAGTTTAAATTTGAAGCTGAAATTTACAAAGCGCTTGAGCTTGGTGGGCTAAATGGACTTCATTTTAGACAAAATAGCCAAACAGGTCAGATCACTGCAAGTGCGAGCAAAAGGGCGATCAAGCTAAATGAGGCACTTCACTAA
- the glmS gene encoding glutamine--fructose-6-phosphate transaminase (isomerizing) codes for MCGIVGYIGDKEKKEVILSGLKELEYRGYDSAGMAVMSDDKIDFFKAVGKLENLAIKTKDFTSTGFGVAIGHTRWATHGKPTEINAHPHLGEHSFVVHNGIIENYKELKDELEAKGVKFVSQTDTEVIVHLFEEILKEKKDPFKAYEATIAKLRGAYATLLITKTAPDKIFFAKDAAPMAIGKSDKKELYFASSDAPLIGNATEVAYLDDNNYGYVSLDEIAVFKDGKKANITFNALPKDKSYAQKEGYTFFMEKEIYEQGAVVSETIMGRVKNHKVTLENLDDEYLKSIDDIVLCACGTSYHAALVASYLFERLAKVRTKVEVASEFRYRKPYLNKNSLFIVISQSGETADTLEALRIAKEVGLRTLAICNVDNSSIVRLADNTLLTRAGIEKGVASTKAFATQIVVLWMLVLQMAAAKDSISKKELDHEVKTLLHIPQILNINNSLQEKLHRLSKHYLHGHGFFFIGRDIFYPLALEGALKLKEISYLHAEGYPSGEMKHGPIALADEKLFTIALMPQNLLYEKTKSNVEELAARDAYILAISPLEFDLSDDYVKTSVQDHYMSEFFEMMLVLQLLALEISVRLGNNVDMPRNLAKSVTVE; via the coding sequence ATGTGTGGAATCGTAGGATACATCGGAGATAAAGAGAAAAAAGAGGTCATTTTAAGCGGTCTAAAAGAGCTTGAGTACCGAGGATATGACAGTGCTGGTATGGCTGTGATGAGTGATGACAAAATCGACTTTTTTAAGGCTGTCGGTAAGCTTGAAAATTTAGCCATAAAGACAAAGGACTTTACATCAACTGGCTTTGGCGTGGCGATAGGTCACACACGCTGGGCGACGCACGGCAAACCAACTGAGATAAACGCTCACCCACACCTTGGCGAGCACTCATTTGTCGTTCACAACGGCATCATCGAAAACTACAAAGAGCTTAAAGATGAGCTTGAGGCAAAGGGCGTGAAATTTGTCAGCCAAACCGATACTGAGGTGATCGTGCACCTTTTTGAAGAAATTTTAAAAGAGAAAAAAGATCCATTTAAAGCTTATGAGGCAACTATTGCAAAGCTAAGAGGCGCTTATGCGACGCTACTTATCACCAAAACTGCGCCTGATAAGATATTTTTTGCAAAAGATGCCGCTCCTATGGCGATAGGAAAGAGCGACAAAAAAGAGCTATACTTTGCTTCATCTGACGCTCCACTTATCGGCAATGCAACAGAGGTGGCATATCTTGATGACAACAATTACGGCTACGTGAGCCTTGATGAGATAGCTGTTTTTAAAGATGGTAAAAAAGCCAACATAACCTTCAATGCACTTCCAAAAGATAAAAGCTATGCCCAAAAAGAGGGATATACATTTTTCATGGAAAAAGAAATTTATGAGCAAGGTGCTGTCGTATCTGAAACCATCATGGGCAGGGTCAAAAACCATAAAGTAACACTTGAAAATTTAGACGATGAATATCTAAAAAGTATCGATGACATAGTGCTTTGTGCATGTGGGACTAGCTATCATGCCGCACTTGTCGCGAGTTATTTGTTTGAAAGACTAGCAAAGGTTAGAACAAAAGTTGAAGTTGCTAGCGAATTTAGATATAGAAAGCCTTATCTAAACAAAAATTCGCTTTTTATCGTCATCTCTCAAAGTGGTGAAACAGCAGATACTCTAGAAGCCTTAAGGATTGCAAAAGAGGTTGGGCTTAGAACGCTTGCTATTTGCAACGTTGATAACTCATCTATCGTTAGACTAGCTGACAATACACTTCTAACTCGTGCTGGTATCGAAAAAGGCGTGGCAAGCACAAAAGCCTTTGCTACGCAAATAGTTGTACTTTGGATGCTTGTGCTTCAAATGGCAGCAGCAAAAGATTCCATCAGTAAAAAAGAGCTCGATCACGAAGTAAAAACACTTTTACATATACCACAAATTTTAAATATCAACAACTCACTTCAAGAAAAACTACACCGCTTAAGCAAACACTACTTGCACGGACACGGCTTTTTCTTCATAGGTAGAGACATCTTTTATCCGTTGGCACTTGAGGGAGCATTAAAGCTTAAAGAAATTTCGTATCTTCACGCCGAAGGTTATCCATCAGGTGAGATGAAGCATGGCCCTATCGCACTTGCGGACGAGAAGCTATTTACAATCGCTTTAATGCCGCAAAATCTACTTTATGAAAAAACTAAAAGTAATGTCGAAGAACTTGCGGCTCGTGATGCTTATATTTTAGCTATAAGTCCACTAGAGTTTGACCTAAGCGATGACTATGTAAAGACAAGCGTACAAGATCACTATATGAGCGAATTTTTTGAGATGATGCTTGTGCTTCAACTTCTAGCACTTGAAATCTCAGTCAGGCTTGGCAACAATGTAGATATGCCAAGAAACCTAGCAAAAAGCGTAACAGTAGAATAA
- a CDS encoding HD domain-containing protein, translating into MLADKSTKYSDNYLKIKEKFLDFKANLPKHFQKNQGRNFANFLAKEYDDFIKSYLNETMRDFFDDFVPQNDSFAFSVLATGKYAQTLLSANSELEILLVYKNLKGYNTKNFLKEFSEILSSSGINFYIKSVEIDEIFTNYKDDLKFKSETSQVRYICGSKSLYRLVKSEIVKLKEFDKKAFLNYHLKAFLPFSSISYLAQEPNLKSGFGGIDEIYHLNCILNCLDSDISVRSQALKVMNEKEIASFNLNVDFLLSLLTTLNLTQNSDTFSASSVEITTNFMQTKSKKLQDNESVISQKMLSSMNNVAIYSRFIVASLCRPFFKSELNFDQRKFARLKNGFYEINGVIYVPLHKKPALIENLITELLELKDVDYKFDISAIFYIKRAIITKSGLERAISEFKKIFLRKNSYAILKSLLDAQMIQILIKPMEHISQLAQYDGYHEFTVDEHSILSVKFLENIKDKFIKNLYTELCLEGKTMLKIVTLMHDVGKGLGKDHANIGANIFRAYANKLNLSQKAVNIGVILIKYHTLMSNVSNREDIYSQRVIFAFISKLGDKQVLKLLYILSYCVINATNERLYNAYTAKLLRELYEISLSAFSDENLLDEATRRVKKEQSIKRNSEFLALELSLQEKIFKITSNLVFIKYSASEIINLSKVADSLDTTEIFINNSKNLSIQIYTKKSLNLSALLYEFAKFDLAYMEIFELFEKKFYIRLDFNQNVKKEELETTKNLALKSLNSEVLKEPLKPNINKDEINFELNHSKDYAKLSINAKDQRGLMAYVMSVFDRLHFQVTSARIQTVKNRTRNLFLIEKNERLESKGEEILNLLISE; encoded by the coding sequence ATGCTGGCTGATAAAAGTACCAAATATAGCGACAATTATTTAAAAATCAAAGAGAAATTTCTTGATTTTAAGGCAAATTTGCCAAAACATTTTCAAAAAAATCAGGGTAGAAATTTTGCAAATTTCTTAGCCAAAGAATATGATGATTTTATAAAATCTTATTTAAATGAAACTATGCGAGATTTTTTTGATGATTTTGTACCACAAAATGATAGCTTTGCCTTTAGCGTTTTAGCTACTGGAAAATACGCCCAAACCCTACTTAGTGCAAATAGTGAGCTAGAAATTTTACTAGTTTATAAAAATTTAAAAGGCTACAACACAAAAAATTTTCTAAAAGAATTTAGCGAAATTTTAAGTAGCTCTGGAATAAATTTTTATATAAAAAGCGTTGAAATAGATGAAATTTTTACAAATTACAAAGACGATCTCAAATTTAAAAGCGAAACATCACAAGTCCGATATATCTGTGGTTCAAAAAGTCTCTACCGCTTAGTAAAAAGTGAGATCGTAAAATTAAAAGAATTTGATAAAAAAGCCTTTTTAAACTACCATTTAAAGGCATTTTTGCCGTTTTCTAGCATCAGCTACTTAGCCCAAGAGCCAAATTTAAAAAGTGGCTTTGGCGGGATAGATGAAATTTATCACCTAAACTGCATACTAAACTGCCTAGATAGCGACATTTCAGTTAGGTCACAAGCCCTAAAAGTGATGAATGAAAAAGAGATCGCTAGCTTTAACCTAAATGTGGACTTTTTACTAAGCCTACTAACTACCTTGAATTTAACGCAAAATTCTGATACTTTTAGCGCTTCAAGCGTTGAGATCACGACAAATTTCATGCAGACAAAGTCTAAAAAGCTTCAAGATAACGAAAGCGTTATCAGCCAAAAAATGCTAAGCTCGATGAATAATGTTGCTATTTATTCGAGGTTTATCGTCGCTTCTCTTTGCAGGCCATTTTTTAAAAGCGAGCTAAATTTTGATCAGAGAAAATTTGCAAGACTAAAAAATGGCTTTTACGAGATAAATGGCGTTATTTACGTGCCGCTTCATAAAAAGCCAGCTCTCATTGAAAATCTAATAACCGAGCTTTTAGAACTAAAAGATGTTGATTATAAATTTGATATAAGTGCGATCTTTTACATCAAGCGAGCCATCATCACAAAAAGTGGCTTAGAGCGTGCTATAAGTGAGTTTAAGAAGATATTTTTAAGAAAAAATTCCTACGCTATTTTAAAGTCATTGCTTGATGCGCAAATGATACAAATTTTAATAAAACCAATGGAACACATCAGCCAGCTAGCTCAGTACGACGGCTATCACGAATTTACTGTCGATGAGCATAGCATTTTAAGTGTAAAATTTCTTGAAAATATAAAAGATAAATTCATAAAAAATCTCTATACCGAGCTTTGCTTGGAGGGCAAAACAATGCTAAAGATCGTGACTTTAATGCACGACGTTGGCAAGGGGCTTGGCAAAGATCACGCAAATATCGGCGCTAATATCTTTAGAGCATACGCAAACAAGCTAAATTTAAGCCAAAAGGCCGTAAATATCGGCGTCATCTTGATAAAATACCACACGCTAATGAGCAACGTCTCAAACAGAGAGGACATTTATTCCCAACGCGTTATTTTTGCTTTTATCTCAAAGCTTGGCGACAAGCAGGTTTTAAAACTGCTTTACATCCTTAGCTACTGCGTGATAAATGCGACAAACGAGAGGCTCTATAACGCCTACACAGCAAAGCTTTTAAGAGAGCTTTATGAAATTTCTCTTAGTGCATTTAGCGATGAAAATTTACTTGATGAAGCGACAAGGCGTGTAAAAAAAGAGCAGTCTATAAAACGAAATAGCGAGTTTTTAGCACTTGAACTAAGCTTGCAAGAGAAAATTTTTAAAATCACATCAAATCTTGTCTTTATAAAATATAGTGCGAGTGAGATCATAAATTTAAGCAAGGTTGCAGATAGCTTAGATACGACAGAAATTTTTATAAATAACTCTAAAAATTTAAGCATTCAGATTTATACAAAAAAGAGCCTAAATTTAAGTGCTCTGCTCTATGAATTTGCTAAATTTGACCTAGCATACATGGAAATTTTTGAGCTATTTGAGAAGAAATTTTATATCAGGCTTGATTTTAACCAAAATGTTAAAAAAGAGGAGCTTGAAACTACTAAAAATTTAGCTCTAAAATCCTTAAATAGCGAGGTTTTAAAAGAGCCTTTGAAACCAAACATTAACAAAGATGAGATAAACTTCGAGCTAAATCACTCAAAAGATTACGCCAAACTTAGCATCAACGCAAAAGATCAGCGCGGACTAATGGCTTATGTGATGAGTGTTTTTGATAGGCTTCATTTTCAAGTCACTAGTGCGAGAATCCAAACGGTCAAAAATAGAACAAGAAATCTCTTTTTGATCGAGAAAAACGAGCGACTTGAGAGTAAAGGCGAAGAGATATTAAATTTATTAATAAGCGAGTAA